AGCTCCAACCTCCGTCTCGCCGACTTCGCCGCCGGGTCCACGATCTTCGCCACCCACAAGGACGGCGAGCTGCTGACCGCCGAGCACGGCTTTCCGCTCCGCCTGGTCGTGCCCCACCTGTACGCCTGGAAGGGGCCCAAGTGGGTCCGAGGCGTGGAGTACATGACCGCCGACCGCCGTGGCTTCTGGGAGGAGCGCGGCTATCACAACGTCGGCGACCCCTGGAAAGAGCAGCGGTACTCGTACCAGGAGGAGCCCGGGGACGGCCCCGAGCTCTGACTCCTGGTCGTTCCGGATTCTTTCCGGTCAGTGGTGGTGCTGGTGCACGACCGCGTGCCCCTTGCCGCGGCCGATCATCCACTTGTTCACCGGCACGGTGGCGACGAACGCGATGACCAGCGAGATCGCCAGCGCACCCCAGAACAGCAGGTCGCCCAGCTCCGCGTCCATCGCGCCCGGCCACAGCACGATCACCCCGTTGTCGACCAGCTCCATCACGGCGATCGACAGGGTGTCCGCGGCCAGCGCCACCTGCACGGCGGCCCGGAGGCCGAGGCCGGAGCGGAGCACCCCGCGCAGGGTGAGCGAGTAGCCGAAGAAGAACGCCAGGACGATCGCGAGGATCGTCGTCGGCAGGTTCCCCCAGCCGAACGCGGTGCCGATCACCATGCCGAGCACCTCGCCGATGGCGCACCCCGTGAGGCAGTGGAGGGTGGCCTGGACGGCCATGGACCAGCTGCTGCCGGGCGCCTGGTGGCCCTCGTGGTGGTGTGCGTGTCCGGCGTGCGCCTCGTGCTGCATGAGTGCCCCCAATGTCGGATGACGGTTCCTGCATCGAGCAAGAACCGTATACCCCCAGGGGGTATTCCGTAACGGGTTATCCGTCGCGAAGTTTCTTCAGCCGCTCCACATCCGCCGTGTGCCCCTCCTTGCCGCCGGGCGTCTCGATGATCAGCGGTACGCCCTCCGTGGCGGGGTGGGTCATCAGCGCCCGGAACGGGTCCTCGCCGATGTGGCCCGCGCCGATGTTCTCGTGCCGGTCCTTGTGGGCGCCGACGACGTCCTTGGAGTCGTTGGCGTGGATCAGCTTCAGCCGGCCCGCACCGACGGTGTCCACCAGGAGGTCGAGGGTCTGGTGCATACCGGTCGGGCCGGTCAGGTCGTGGCCGGCGGCGAAGATGTGGCAGGTGTCGAGACAGATCCCCAGCTTGGGGTGGGCGTCCAGCGCCTCGAAGTACGGCCCGAAGTCCCAGGTGCGCGAGCAGAGCGAGGAGCCCTGTCCGGCCGTCGACTCCAGGAGCAGGAACGGGTCGTCGTCGTGGGTGAGTTCGTCGAGCAGCGGCAGCAGATGCTCCCGGACCTGCTTCAGCGCCACGGACCGGTCCCGCCCGCCGGTCGCGCTGCCCGTGTGCACGACCACGCCGAGGGCCCCGATCTCCCGCCCACGCCGCAGCGAGTGCCGCATGCTCTCCACCGACTTCTCCACGGTCGCCTCGGTGTGCGAGCCGAAGTTGATCAGATACGGGGCATGGACGTACGCCGGGATCGACTCGGCCTCGCACGCCGCGCGGAACTCCTCGTCCTGCCGGGGGTTGCCGACGGGGGTGGCCCAGCCGCGCGGGTTGGCCACGAAGACCTGTACGGTCTCGGCCCTCAGGTCACGGGCGTAGGACAGGCCGACGGAGTTCAGACCGCCGGCCACGGGGACATGGCCGCCGACGGGGTTGCGCTGAGTCATCACCCGTTCAGGGTGTCATGCGCGGCCCGATGCCCTGCCGGGGGTCCGGGGTCCGGTCGACGTCCGGGCCCGGGGTCCGGGCCCCGGTCTCAGCGGATCTCGATCGTGATCGTCGACCCCTTGGGCGCGGTGTCGCCGCCGTCCACGGACTGGCTCTTGACGGTGTCACCGAAGAGCCCGAGGATCCCGCGGTCCTCGTCGACCTCGAACCCGGCGGCCTCCAGCGCGGCCTTCGCGTCGTCCACACTGTCGCCGACCACGTCCGGGACCTCGACCATCTCCGGACCCTTGGAGATCGTCAGCGTCACGGTGTCGCCCTCGGCGGCCTCGCTGCCCTCGCCCGGGGTCTGGGCGGCGACCTGGCCCTTGTCGTACTCGGAGTTGACCTGCTCGGTGGCGACCTTCACCTTCAGGCCCGCCTCCGTCAGATCCGCCTTGGCGTCCTCCAGGCTCTCGCCGGTGACGTCCGGGACGTCGACCCGGCTGCCCTTGCTGACGACCAGGGCGACGGC
This DNA window, taken from Streptomyces sp. NBC_00663, encodes the following:
- a CDS encoding DUF4396 domain-containing protein; its protein translation is MQHEAHAGHAHHHEGHQAPGSSWSMAVQATLHCLTGCAIGEVLGMVIGTAFGWGNLPTTILAIVLAFFFGYSLTLRGVLRSGLGLRAAVQVALAADTLSIAVMELVDNGVIVLWPGAMDAELGDLLFWGALAISLVIAFVATVPVNKWMIGRGKGHAVVHQHHH
- a CDS encoding deoxyribonuclease IV — encoded protein: MTQRNPVGGHVPVAGGLNSVGLSYARDLRAETVQVFVANPRGWATPVGNPRQDEEFRAACEAESIPAYVHAPYLINFGSHTEATVEKSVESMRHSLRRGREIGALGVVVHTGSATGGRDRSVALKQVREHLLPLLDELTHDDDPFLLLESTAGQGSSLCSRTWDFGPYFEALDAHPKLGICLDTCHIFAAGHDLTGPTGMHQTLDLLVDTVGAGRLKLIHANDSKDVVGAHKDRHENIGAGHIGEDPFRALMTHPATEGVPLIIETPGGKEGHTADVERLKKLRDG